The Helicobacter mustelae genome has a segment encoding these proteins:
- a CDS encoding NUDIX domain-containing protein, whose amino-acid sequence MKYFPPTQKNVDYQSIEIERMQNSPYIKTFSVYYKEAGRAKKWDIIRSMDGVAVVIFDKDKNSFVLVRQFRPAVFCNNKGLDGYTYELCAGLVDKEGKSLEEVASEEVLEECGYQVSPKSLHKIGAFFHSTGNNGSIQHLYFASVCAKDRVRSGGGIDEECLEVLYLPLGDSLTFIFDDTIPKTSSLFLGIQWYHFNKDKKI is encoded by the coding sequence GTGAAATACTTTCCCCCCACACAAAAAAATGTGGATTACCAAAGCATAGAGATTGAAAGAATGCAAAACTCCCCTTACATAAAGACATTTTCTGTCTATTACAAAGAGGCGGGAAGGGCCAAAAAATGGGACATTATACGTTCGATGGATGGTGTGGCGGTTGTGATTTTTGATAAGGATAAAAACTCCTTTGTGCTGGTGCGTCAATTTCGTCCTGCAGTATTTTGTAACAATAAAGGTCTGGATGGCTACACTTATGAATTATGCGCAGGGCTTGTGGACAAGGAGGGTAAGAGCTTGGAGGAGGTTGCAAGCGAGGAGGTTTTGGAGGAATGTGGTTATCAAGTAAGCCCAAAGTCTTTGCACAAAATCGGGGCATTTTTCCACAGCACGGGAAATAATGGCAGCATCCAGCATCTGTATTTTGCCTCTGTCTGCGCAAAAGACCGTGTGAGAAGTGGTGGGGGGATTGATGAGGAATGTTTGGAGGTGCTGTATTTGCCTTTGGGGGATTCCCTAACTTTTATTTTTGATGATACAATTCCAAAAACCTCTTCTCTCTTCCTAGGAATCCAATGGTATCACTTCAATAAGGACAAAAAAATATGA
- a CDS encoding purine/pyrimidine phosphoribosyltransferase, with protein sequence MRCIVCARFSLCVLCKSCQEQHLILKPKIRIIGDFKVYSFYDYQDVSFLLATKYYAIGTRVFALLAGHAARYFFTQQKSTLLSQNVYGIAIDDHPKKSYSHSGVILRAFRHCVRPIYGELYARNAVQYAGKNLEFRKNHPKDFFYKSGARDVVIFDDIITTGTSMLEASSCVQKAGGQALFGIVLADARY encoded by the coding sequence ATGCGATGCATAGTTTGTGCCAGATTTAGTCTTTGTGTTCTTTGTAAATCCTGCCAAGAGCAACATCTCATCCTCAAACCCAAAATTCGCATTATAGGTGATTTCAAGGTTTATAGTTTTTATGATTACCAAGATGTTTCTTTTTTGCTTGCTACAAAATACTATGCCATTGGCACACGTGTTTTTGCATTGCTTGCAGGGCATGCAGCGCGATATTTTTTCACTCAGCAAAAAAGCACACTCCTCTCTCAGAATGTCTATGGCATTGCCATTGATGATCATCCCAAAAAATCCTATTCTCACTCTGGTGTGATTCTACGCGCTTTTAGGCATTGTGTGAGGCCTATTTATGGAGAGTTGTATGCGCGAAATGCTGTGCAATATGCAGGCAAGAACCTAGAATTCCGCAAAAATCACCCCAAGGATTTTTTTTATAAAAGCGGCGCGCGGGATGTGGTGATTTTTGATGACATCATCACTACGGGTACGAGTATGCTAGAAGCATCTTCTTGTGTGCAAAAAGCGGGTGGACAAGCGCTCTTTGGGATTGTGCTAGCAGATGCGAGATATTAA
- a CDS encoding ATP-dependent helicase has product MTKAYQDLNPAQREAIEHIDGPILVLAGAGSGKTKTLTTRLAYLIDEVGIPAHQTLMLTFTNKASKEMRERALSLMSNPIHPPLLCTFHRFGLMFLKFYIRELGRGENFVLLDSDDKKKLIKQVSTEILRGSKELMPKNLIQKTKNEDEDSAPTKLSPGYLEYIISQLKNSLILPEGFFASASNPTQMSIAKIYQGYQQALIEQNLIDFDDLILLPYQILEQNQNLAMEVSRRYAYIMVDEYQDTNFLQFKLLEKLCSAHQNLCVVGDDDQSIYGWRGAEIGNILNFHKFFPDTKTIRLEENYRSSQEILEASNQLIAHNKQRLGKVLYSHKGRGENVELLHNPDENLESQVLAKKIQSLLREGARVDEIAILFRLNALSRALEDGLNKAKIPYCLIGTIRFYERAEIKDILAYLRYLINDRDDFSLERIINQPKRGIGKTTKEAIFSLAKERRISVAEAFSLGLYEGVLSQKILKNLKGFFGTLEELRGLEMQPERIIGVFLDRFELRNCYEDEFGGNDRLANIQEFQGLLKDYFHHNPTHILQDFLNDIPLESELDMQNDHGVKCMSIHTAKGLEFDYVFVIGLEEGFTPLLREGVDMEEERRLTYVAFTRARKKLFVSYVDSRYHQGIRKPISPSRFLLESQILKSHTSQNIAQKKMGTISKGDLVLHKVFGTGRVEEVRKSGEDEIYSINFGGLIKPILSRFVTKVES; this is encoded by the coding sequence ATGACAAAAGCCTACCAAGACCTAAACCCCGCTCAAAGAGAGGCTATAGAGCACATTGATGGCCCCATTCTTGTGCTCGCAGGGGCTGGTAGTGGCAAAACCAAGACCCTCACTACGCGCCTGGCCTATCTCATCGATGAAGTGGGTATCCCGGCGCATCAGACCTTGATGCTGACCTTTACCAACAAGGCGAGCAAAGAAATGCGAGAGCGCGCACTCTCTTTGATGTCAAACCCCATTCACCCCCCACTTCTTTGCACATTCCACCGTTTTGGTTTGATGTTTTTGAAATTCTATATTAGAGAGTTGGGGCGCGGAGAGAATTTTGTGCTGCTTGATAGTGATGATAAAAAAAAGCTAATCAAGCAAGTAAGCACAGAGATTCTAAGAGGCTCAAAGGAACTTATGCCAAAAAACCTCATCCAAAAGACCAAAAATGAAGATGAGGATTCTGCTCCCACCAAGCTTAGCCCTGGTTATCTAGAATACATCATCTCCCAGCTCAAAAATTCCCTCATCCTGCCTGAGGGATTTTTTGCTAGTGCATCAAATCCCACGCAGATGAGCATCGCAAAGATTTATCAAGGATACCAACAAGCACTCATTGAGCAAAATCTCATAGATTTTGATGATTTAATCTTGCTGCCCTATCAGATCTTGGAGCAAAATCAAAATCTTGCCATGGAAGTCTCTAGGCGCTATGCTTACATTATGGTGGATGAATATCAGGATACAAATTTTTTGCAATTCAAGCTTTTAGAAAAGCTTTGCAGCGCGCATCAAAATCTTTGTGTGGTGGGCGATGATGATCAGAGCATTTATGGATGGAGGGGGGCAGAAATTGGGAATATCTTGAATTTTCATAAATTTTTCCCCGATACAAAAACCATCAGACTAGAGGAGAATTATCGCTCTAGTCAAGAGATTTTGGAGGCTAGCAATCAGCTCATCGCCCACAATAAGCAGCGCTTAGGCAAGGTGCTATATAGTCATAAGGGCAGGGGAGAGAATGTGGAACTGCTCCACAATCCAGATGAAAATCTTGAATCTCAGGTGCTAGCAAAAAAAATCCAAAGCCTTTTGAGAGAGGGGGCAAGGGTGGATGAGATTGCTATTTTGTTCCGACTCAATGCACTCTCCCGCGCGCTAGAAGATGGGCTAAACAAGGCAAAAATCCCCTATTGTCTCATTGGCACGATTCGATTTTATGAGCGTGCAGAGATTAAGGATATCTTGGCATATCTGCGCTATCTCATCAATGATAGGGATGATTTTTCGCTAGAGCGCATCATCAATCAGCCAAAAAGAGGGATTGGAAAAACCACAAAAGAGGCGATTTTCTCCCTTGCAAAAGAGAGAAGAATCAGCGTGGCAGAGGCATTTTCCCTAGGGCTTTATGAGGGGGTTTTGAGCCAAAAGATCCTCAAAAATCTCAAAGGTTTTTTTGGCACCTTAGAGGAGCTGCGAGGACTAGAGATGCAGCCAGAGAGGATTATTGGAGTATTTTTGGATCGCTTTGAGCTCCGCAATTGCTATGAGGATGAGTTTGGGGGGAATGATAGATTGGCAAATATTCAGGAATTCCAGGGTTTATTGAAGGATTATTTCCATCACAATCCCACTCATATCCTGCAGGATTTTCTCAATGATATCCCGCTAGAGAGCGAGCTTGACATGCAAAATGATCATGGGGTCAAGTGCATGAGTATCCATACTGCGAAGGGATTAGAGTTTGATTATGTTTTTGTCATTGGGTTAGAAGAGGGATTTACTCCCTTGTTGCGTGAGGGGGTGGATATGGAAGAAGAGCGCAGGCTCACTTATGTGGCTTTTACACGCGCTAGAAAAAAGCTTTTTGTAAGCTATGTGGATTCGCGTTATCATCAAGGGATACGCAAACCAATCAGCCCATCAAGATTTTTGCTCGAATCCCAAATCCTAAAATCTCATACATCCCAAAATATAGCCCAGAAGAAAATGGGTACCATCAGCAAGGGGGATTTGGTATTGCATAAGGTTTTTGGCACTGGGCGCGTGGAGGAAGTGCGAAAGAGTGGAGAGGATGAGATTTACTCCATTAATTTTGGAGGATTGATTAAACCTATACTTTCTCGATTTGTCACAAAGGTAGAGTCATGA
- the coaD gene encoding pantetheine-phosphate adenylyltransferase has product MRRLAIYPGTFDPLTNGHLDVIKRSAELFDNLIVAVAKNSAKSPLFSLEDRIEMLGLATRDFSNVSCVGFDNLLADFAKQNGARVLIRGLRVMSDFEYELQMGYANASLNTELETIYFMPSLKNAFISSSIVRNILEYGGKISHIVPHAVFEYILSKGKPCI; this is encoded by the coding sequence ATGAGAAGGCTCGCAATTTATCCAGGGACTTTTGATCCATTGACTAATGGGCATTTGGATGTCATCAAACGCAGCGCAGAGCTTTTTGATAATCTCATCGTCGCAGTAGCCAAGAATAGCGCTAAATCTCCTCTTTTTAGCCTAGAGGATCGCATTGAGATGCTAGGGCTAGCAACTAGGGATTTTAGCAATGTTTCTTGCGTGGGATTTGATAATTTGCTTGCAGATTTTGCCAAGCAAAATGGTGCGCGTGTGCTCATTCGAGGCTTGCGCGTGATGAGTGATTTTGAATATGAATTGCAGATGGGCTATGCCAATGCTTCGCTAAATACAGAGCTAGAGACGATTTATTTTATGCCCAGTCTTAAAAATGCCTTTATTAGCTCCTCAATCGTGCGCAATATCTTGGAGTATGGAGGGAAAATTTCTCATATTGTGCCCCATGCGGTGTTTGAATATATTTTATCTAAGGGCAAGCCATGTATATAG
- a CDS encoding FAD-linked oxidase C-terminal domain-containing protein — protein MLPPKHRDFFKKLLAQDFEDDSAYLRAYAYDATRQKFLPDCVIYPRNEEEIAKILLYCSAHKIPVVPRGAGSGMSGGALCVSGGVVLAMEKYFHQILEIDTKNMLARVQPGVINKDFQKAVQELGLFYPPDPASQDFSTLGGNVSENAGGMRAVKYGITKDYVLALRAVLPNGEIIRAGKKTIKDVAGFNLVGLLCGSEGSLAVITEITLKLLARPKYEQVAMGVFARMQDAMNAVYDTLNSGIIPVALEFLDMLTIQALNQKFNKNFPHDAAAILIVQVDSDLKVHLEHQIHSLRTVFLRHHCMEFESEDEKEKSQEIWFLRRNASQSLSIYGKKLNEDITVPRGNLIGLLAGIEKISAKYGFKIACFGHAGDGNVHVNIMIDNPTEENLALGYQAVEELFELVIALEGTLSGEHGIGISKAPFMHLAFSEQEMELMRAIKKAFDPHNILNPSKMGL, from the coding sequence ATGCTGCCTCCTAAACATCGAGATTTTTTTAAAAAACTCCTCGCGCAGGATTTTGAGGATGATTCTGCTTATTTGCGTGCCTATGCCTATGATGCCACGCGTCAAAAATTCTTGCCTGATTGTGTGATCTATCCTCGCAATGAAGAGGAGATTGCAAAGATTTTGCTTTATTGCAGCGCGCATAAGATTCCTGTGGTGCCTCGTGGGGCGGGTAGTGGGATGAGTGGGGGAGCGCTCTGTGTGAGCGGTGGCGTGGTATTGGCTATGGAGAAGTATTTTCATCAGATTTTAGAGATTGATACAAAAAATATGCTTGCGCGCGTGCAGCCTGGGGTCATCAATAAGGATTTTCAAAAGGCTGTGCAAGAGCTGGGATTATTCTATCCTCCCGATCCTGCATCTCAGGATTTTAGTACCTTGGGAGGCAATGTGAGCGAAAATGCTGGGGGCATGCGTGCGGTGAAATATGGCATCACCAAGGATTATGTTTTGGCATTGCGCGCAGTACTGCCAAATGGAGAGATTATCCGTGCTGGAAAAAAGACCATCAAGGATGTCGCAGGATTCAATCTTGTGGGGTTGTTGTGTGGGAGTGAGGGGAGCCTAGCTGTCATCACTGAGATTACATTAAAGCTTCTAGCCCGCCCAAAATATGAGCAGGTTGCAATGGGGGTATTTGCTAGGATGCAAGATGCTATGAATGCAGTATATGATACGCTAAATTCTGGAATCATCCCTGTGGCATTGGAATTTTTAGACATGCTGACCATTCAAGCCCTCAATCAAAAATTCAACAAAAACTTCCCTCATGATGCAGCAGCGATTTTGATTGTGCAAGTAGATAGTGATTTAAAGGTGCACTTAGAGCATCAAATCCACTCTTTGCGCACTGTGTTTTTGAGGCATCACTGCATGGAGTTTGAGAGCGAGGATGAAAAAGAAAAAAGCCAAGAGATTTGGTTTTTGCGTCGCAATGCTTCTCAAAGCCTTAGCATTTATGGCAAAAAGCTCAACGAAGATATCACTGTGCCGCGCGGGAATCTTATAGGTCTTCTTGCAGGAATTGAGAAGATCTCTGCAAAATATGGCTTTAAGATTGCTTGCTTTGGACATGCAGGCGATGGAAATGTGCATGTCAATATCATGATAGATAATCCCACAGAGGAAAATCTAGCATTGGGATATCAAGCAGTAGAGGAGTTATTTGAGCTAGTGATTGCATTAGAGGGAACGCTAAGCGGTGAGCATGGCATAGGGATTTCTAAGGCTCCTTTTATGCACCTAGCTTTTAGCGAGCAAGAGATGGAATTGATGCGTGCGATCAAAAAAGCCTTTGATCCTCATAATATTTTAAATCCAAGTAAAATGGGATTATGA
- a CDS encoding UbiX family flavin prenyltransferase yields the protein MKFTLAISGASGVHLGLRFLSNLPKEWELFLVLSRGAKEVITQEKTPLEFSQKLEILDCQDLGACIASGSFGVEKMAIIPTSMNKLAKISHGIADDLITRAASVMIKERKTLLLAPREMPLSPIALENMLRLSQTGVIIAPPILGYYAGIEDLEGMEDFLIGKWLDSLQIPHNLYRRWKA from the coding sequence ATGAAATTTACTTTGGCAATCAGTGGGGCAAGTGGGGTGCATTTGGGTCTTAGATTTCTCTCCAATCTCCCCAAGGAATGGGAGTTGTTTTTGGTGCTTAGCAGGGGAGCAAAGGAAGTGATTACACAGGAAAAAACTCCTTTGGAATTTTCTCAAAAACTAGAGATTTTGGATTGTCAAGATCTTGGAGCCTGCATTGCTTCAGGGAGTTTTGGAGTAGAAAAGATGGCAATCATCCCCACCTCTATGAATAAGCTTGCCAAAATTTCTCATGGCATCGCAGATGATCTTATCACTCGTGCAGCCTCTGTGATGATTAAAGAGCGCAAGACTTTATTGCTAGCTCCGCGTGAGATGCCTCTTTCTCCCATTGCACTAGAAAATATGCTGCGCCTCTCGCAAACTGGAGTCATCATCGCTCCGCCGATTTTGGGATATTATGCAGGGATTGAGGATTTGGAGGGGATGGAGGATTTTTTGATTGGGAAATGGCTAGATAGCTTGCAAATCCCACACAATCTGTATCGAAGGTGGAAGGCATGA
- a CDS encoding A/G-specific adenine glycosylase: protein MNEQELLLEWYERCGRKELPWRNLMGDQASYGVYVSEVMLQQTRVSAVLEYFDAFMRAYPTLHSLSLASQDAVLLLWQGLGYYSRAKNLLKTARMTGTKLPSDLDSLLALPGIGDYTARAILCFGFGQAVGFYDTNIKRFFCRYFALTAPSHKTLHRIAQDFLNLKNPFDHNQALLDLGALVCLPKNPHCKICPLHLTCKGRHHPSLYSAGKKVMYTPLTLHLGVYEEGGCVAMFRDQKWNGLYSFPEILPESGRWIGEVKHTRTHYKITAKIYRLYSLPKQAGIELLEDRERFPMSSLSRKILEKLKQCPS, encoded by the coding sequence TTGAATGAGCAAGAGCTGCTATTAGAGTGGTATGAGCGCTGTGGGCGCAAGGAGCTTCCCTGGCGCAATCTCATGGGAGATCAGGCAAGTTATGGGGTCTATGTCAGTGAGGTTATGTTGCAGCAAACAAGGGTAAGCGCTGTATTGGAGTATTTTGATGCATTTATGCGCGCCTATCCTACTCTACATTCTCTTTCTCTTGCTAGTCAAGATGCTGTATTGCTGCTCTGGCAGGGGCTTGGATATTATTCTCGAGCTAAAAATCTTTTAAAAACTGCAAGGATGACTGGCACAAAGCTGCCCAGTGATTTGGACTCTCTTTTGGCATTGCCTGGGATTGGGGATTATACAGCAAGGGCGATTTTATGTTTTGGCTTTGGCCAGGCAGTGGGGTTTTATGACACAAATATCAAGCGATTTTTCTGTCGTTATTTTGCGCTCACTGCGCCCAGTCACAAAACATTGCACCGCATCGCACAAGATTTTTTAAATCTTAAAAACCCCTTTGATCACAATCAGGCATTGCTAGATCTTGGTGCTTTGGTTTGTCTTCCTAAAAATCCTCATTGTAAGATTTGCCCACTGCATCTCACCTGCAAGGGTAGACATCATCCCTCTCTTTATAGCGCAGGCAAAAAAGTGATGTATACACCCCTCACTCTGCATCTAGGTGTCTATGAAGAGGGGGGTTGCGTCGCGATGTTTCGAGATCAAAAATGGAATGGCCTTTATAGTTTCCCTGAGATTTTGCCAGAGAGCGGGAGATGGATTGGGGAAGTGAAGCATACGCGGACGCACTATAAAATTACTGCAAAAATTTATCGCCTCTATAGTCTGCCAAAGCAGGCGGGCATCGAGTTATTAGAGGATAGAGAGAGGTTCCCTATGAGTAGCCTTAGTAGGAAGATTTTAGAAAAACTCAAGCAATGTCCATCCTGA
- the tmk gene encoding dTMP kinase codes for MYIVFEGIDTSGKTTQIELLKPLFPHAIFTREPGGSRIGEKIRKMILEQEGLNPTAEFFLFLADRAQHISEVILPHKKDLIIADRSFVSGIAYAEDLFPEAYELNLFAMQGLLPDKVIVFKIDQEDLCKRLKNKHNDVIEKRGMDYLLRVQENLLSITKRLEKERGVERLVLDAGKNPRDLHQEILKALPCDA; via the coding sequence ATGTATATAGTATTTGAGGGCATTGATACCAGTGGCAAAACTACGCAAATTGAGTTATTAAAGCCCCTTTTTCCCCATGCAATCTTTACTAGAGAGCCAGGAGGTAGCAGGATCGGAGAAAAGATACGAAAAATGATTTTGGAGCAAGAGGGATTAAATCCTACTGCAGAATTCTTCTTATTTCTAGCCGATCGTGCCCAGCATATAAGTGAAGTGATCTTGCCACACAAAAAGGATCTCATCATCGCAGATCGCAGCTTTGTTTCAGGAATTGCTTATGCAGAGGATCTCTTTCCAGAAGCCTATGAGCTGAATTTATTTGCCATGCAGGGCCTCTTGCCAGATAAAGTCATTGTGTTTAAGATAGATCAAGAAGACTTGTGCAAGCGACTCAAAAATAAGCATAATGACGTGATTGAAAAGCGTGGAATGGATTATTTGCTAAGGGTTCAAGAGAATTTATTGAGCATCACCAAGCGTCTAGAAAAAGAAAGGGGGGTGGAGAGATTGGTGCTTGATGCAGGGAAAAATCCAAGAGATTTGCATCAAGAAATCTTAAAAGCCCTGCCATGCGATGCATAG
- the flgA gene encoding flagellar basal body P-ring formation chaperone FlgA, whose product MKKWFFFLAFLHVLWSDNITSIEKKIKQDYEAYYKNNALVIKGIKLLLDASSQINEVRLEHIALEDEKFGGDGRVRIIFVFENKKYTHSIAYKIHGDLKVVFAKIGIKKSQDITKENTLIKTIPLGALQNSPIGLSDIDNISAKIFIPSGGMIVNSLVANKILIRKNDSFLAIYKEGNMQIQLTLIAKQDGAKDAIIEAYNPESKKTLRVRVLSNAMGEIL is encoded by the coding sequence ATGAAAAAATGGTTTTTCTTCCTGGCATTTTTGCATGTTTTGTGGAGTGATAATATCACGAGCATCGAGAAAAAAATCAAGCAGGATTATGAGGCCTATTACAAAAATAATGCCCTTGTAATCAAGGGGATAAAATTATTGCTCGATGCCTCTAGTCAGATTAATGAGGTAAGACTAGAGCATATTGCACTAGAGGATGAGAAATTTGGAGGGGATGGAAGGGTGCGCATTATCTTTGTCTTTGAAAACAAAAAATACACCCATAGCATTGCTTATAAAATCCATGGCGATCTCAAAGTGGTTTTTGCCAAAATTGGAATCAAAAAATCCCAAGACATCACCAAGGAAAATACTTTGATCAAAACCATTCCCTTGGGGGCTTTGCAAAATAGCCCCATTGGCCTTTCTGATATTGATAATATCAGCGCCAAGATCTTCATCCCTAGCGGTGGGATGATTGTAAATTCTCTTGTGGCAAATAAGATTTTGATTCGCAAAAATGATAGTTTTCTTGCCATCTATAAAGAGGGAAATATGCAAATCCAGCTTACATTGATTGCAAAGCAAGATGGCGCAAAGGATGCGATTATTGAGGCCTATAATCCCGAGAGCAAAAAAACCCTGCGCGTGAGGGTTTTGAGCAATGCTATGGGAGAGATTTTGTGA
- a CDS encoding peptidoglycan DD-metalloendopeptidase family protein produces MKKILCIFLFLIPLFGATGERLEWSSGLSLLAFLEKNQLPSKLYYNLSASDKELASEVAVGSSYYILRDHKRVLQVLIPISEDVQMHIYWKNGQYFLDFIPVIYTTHQKSLVLALQKSPYQDILEYTKDRVLANEFVNIYRKSIDFKNFMFKDDKIAMIYTRKYRLGRTYSTPDIRAAVVETHKKSHYLFNYKNNFYDLSGREVVGFLLEMPVKYHRISSRFSYGRFHPILKKVRPHYGVDLAASHGTPIHAAASGRVVYAGHRGGYGNVVEISHGDGIRTLYAHMSKRDPKVRVGTFIKKGQIVGRVGSTGISTGPHLHFGVYKNNRPLDPMRIVQTTRSELKGAKKREFLAVAKKYQEDLDALCQKYDFQIKKAYLIKVASQ; encoded by the coding sequence ATGAAAAAAATCCTGTGTATTTTTTTGTTTTTGATTCCGCTTTTTGGTGCCACTGGAGAGCGTTTGGAGTGGAGTAGTGGGTTGTCATTGTTGGCATTCTTAGAAAAAAATCAACTCCCCTCAAAGCTTTATTATAATCTCTCAGCCAGTGACAAAGAATTAGCAAGCGAGGTGGCTGTGGGGTCTAGCTACTATATCTTGCGGGATCACAAGCGCGTTTTGCAGGTGCTCATTCCTATTAGCGAAGATGTGCAGATGCATATTTATTGGAAAAATGGGCAGTATTTCTTAGACTTCATCCCTGTCATTTACACCACACACCAAAAATCCCTTGTTTTGGCATTGCAAAAGTCTCCTTATCAAGATATTTTGGAATACACCAAGGACCGCGTGCTGGCCAATGAATTCGTAAACATCTATCGCAAAAGCATTGATTTTAAAAATTTCATGTTCAAAGATGACAAAATCGCTATGATTTATACGCGAAAATACCGCCTAGGTAGGACCTATTCGACTCCAGATATCAGGGCGGCTGTGGTAGAAACTCATAAAAAATCCCATTATCTTTTCAACTATAAAAACAATTTCTATGATCTCTCTGGCAGGGAAGTCGTGGGATTTTTGCTGGAAATGCCTGTGAAATATCATCGCATCTCTTCGAGATTTTCTTATGGGAGATTTCATCCCATACTCAAGAAAGTCCGCCCACACTATGGGGTGGATCTTGCTGCATCTCATGGTACGCCCATCCATGCAGCAGCTTCGGGGAGGGTGGTGTATGCTGGCCATCGTGGTGGATATGGCAATGTGGTGGAGATCTCTCATGGAGATGGCATCCGCACGCTCTATGCGCATATGAGTAAGAGGGATCCCAAAGTCCGTGTAGGGACCTTTATCAAAAAGGGTCAGATTGTTGGCAGAGTAGGTAGCACAGGGATCTCCACAGGGCCGCATTTGCATTTTGGCGTGTACAAGAACAATCGTCCCCTCGACCCTATGAGGATCGTGCAAACTACCAGGAGCGAGCTCAAGGGCGCCAAAAAAAGGGAATTTCTAGCAGTGGCGAAGAAATATCAAGAGGATCTTGATGCTCTTTGCCAAAAATATGATTTCCAGATCAAAAAAGCCTATCTCATCAAGGTGGCAAGCCAGTGA
- a CDS encoding plasminogen-binding N-terminal domain-containing protein → MRIFTFLCFLLGVLQASLQDEVRTKVIKVNPAADEVVFQAQGLQVGESGWVKIQVKNFAAIIKGLTITAVKGDQVTAKYHVFEVLKQKYLPDFTSIPKVGDEVVFHNLNGKAFLVTPTLETYEAIKDAHQEVKFLSPDLLTGYLLAYGGHDPTKKFFHQACDTYAVGLLYIVNENALDVLDCQSFAILQSEKMDTSSIKETKFPFYSRIDEIKTGTFANLFGSKKSKYYFPYFTNLVHPERDYQTMMVAVRKEMEAKEKIKQEEEKKKRAQEEWQEKEEKERKKQQEKEEKERKKQEERLKKEQREGPKSRDAAS, encoded by the coding sequence ATGAGAATTTTCACATTCCTTTGCTTTTTGCTCGGAGTTTTGCAAGCCAGCCTCCAAGATGAGGTTCGCACCAAGGTCATCAAGGTCAATCCTGCTGCAGATGAAGTTGTATTCCAAGCTCAGGGTTTGCAGGTAGGAGAGAGTGGATGGGTGAAGATCCAAGTCAAGAATTTTGCAGCTATCATCAAAGGTCTCACCATCACTGCAGTCAAAGGCGATCAGGTAACTGCAAAATACCATGTCTTTGAGGTCTTAAAGCAAAAATATCTCCCCGATTTTACAAGCATCCCTAAGGTGGGGGATGAGGTGGTCTTCCACAATCTCAATGGCAAGGCATTTTTGGTGACTCCTACGCTGGAGACCTATGAAGCAATCAAGGATGCACACCAAGAAGTGAAGTTTTTGAGTCCAGATTTGCTCACGGGGTATCTCTTGGCATATGGCGGTCATGATCCTACCAAAAAATTTTTCCATCAAGCTTGCGACACCTATGCAGTGGGGCTTTTGTACATCGTTAATGAAAATGCCCTAGATGTGTTAGATTGTCAGAGTTTTGCGATTTTGCAATCAGAAAAAATGGACACCTCTTCCATCAAAGAGACTAAATTCCCCTTTTATTCTCGGATTGACGAGATTAAAACCGGCACGTTTGCCAATCTTTTTGGTTCCAAAAAATCCAAGTATTATTTCCCCTATTTCACCAATCTCGTCCATCCAGAGCGCGATTATCAGACCATGATGGTGGCAGTGCGCAAGGAAATGGAAGCAAAAGAAAAGATTAAACAAGAAGAAGAAAAAAAGAAGCGTGCTCAAGAAGAGTGGCAAGAAAAAGAGGAAAAAGAGCGTAAAAAACAACAGGAAAAAGAAGAAAAAGAGCGTAAAAAACAAGAAGAGAGGCTCAAAAAAGAGCAGAGAGAAGGGCCCAAGAGCAGAGATGCTGCCTCCTAA